The DNA window GTAAAACCGTATCTCGGCACTCTCAACGTATAACCTCATCCTGCCTTGGCGCTGTTGGTTATTGGCAGTTACGGTTGTGTCGCCTTTTTCTGCAAAGTACTCTATTATGTTAGAGGGTAGCTCAATCCTCATCGCCCCAGTATCGACGATATTGGCTATGATTCCGTTCTATTTGTGTTTCATGGCTTAAGTCGATGAAGAGTATATCGCGAAATATGGACTCACTGCATGCTTTTTCAGCAACGCAACGTCCCAGGCTATCGGCTACGTCTGCGGAGATTTCTTTTCGGTGGACCGGGATGCTTATTTTATTGATGGTAACGAGAATATTGATGATATTCCAGAAAGCGCCGAGCAGCTTGCCGGAGAGACGCATCCGGTAGCAATTATGGTCTCCCCTTAAGTGGGATTTATAATCTTGACAGACAAAGGCATCATAACCTGCCCGAGAAAACAGTCTGTCTAGCATGTCCCATGCATGGTATTGATGCCCTGCCCTGCCTCACCGCCCAGTTTAATTGAGCAGTCCAAATAGCCTCCCTTGTGACACGCCTACCTGAAATTATGGTCTTCTTTTGTCTATAAGAGCGATGTCTGCCCCAAGAATTTCAACTCCGCTTTAGCGCGATGCCCGACCCCGGCCTGCTTGCTTCCCCCCCCAGCAATCCGCCAGGGATAGATGATGCTTCGCCGCCTGAAGGACATGATGCGGCCCCTTCAATATTCTCCAGATATTACAGAACGTGACGGTCTGGTCGCTCTCGTACCACTCATAATGAAAACGTAATCTGCCGAGAAGTCTAAAAAAAGAAAGCGGGCCATAGGCCCGCCCGGATCATCTTTATTTCTTTTTTGCTTTTGCAGCCTGTTTGGCTGGAGCTTTCTTTGCTTTGGGTTTTGCGGCAACGGCCTTACCGTTTGCGGCTGCCTTTAATGCTGCTCCCGCAGTGAACTTAGGCACTTTCTTTGCAGCAATCTTGATCTCTTTTCCTGTCTTCGGATTTCTACCCTTCCTAGCTTTTCTGTCGGCTACGGAGAAAGTCCCGAACCCTACGAGCGTTAGTTTTTCGCCTTTCTTTATCGCCTGCTCAATTGAGTCCGTGACTACTGATAGAGCTTTTGCTGCGGCCACTTTTGTAATCTTAATCTCTTCTGCCATTTTCGCAACGATATCTGCCTTGGTCATTCTTACCTCCTTGGTTTATGTGGATATATAATTATCAGGCAAATTTGCTTCACCTGTTATAGTAATCCCTGTAAGAACAACCATCTACGAAGATTATTATCACAATTTCTTTATAAATCAAGTATTTTTTGTAATTTCTTTAAAGAAAACAATGCCTGTTGGGGGCAGCGCTATCGGTTACTCGTCATTAATTGAGCGTCGTGATGCGTCAAAATATATAATATATTGTTTAATTACAGCATATTATACTCCTATAAGGTCTCTTCGGAGCCCTGCAGTTTACCTCTTACAACATAGAGATCTGCCGATGAAGAAGAAAAAAAGGGAATTGCAATGGCTTCTGACGCCTAAAAATCCCTTCCGTTCCATTCTCGTAAAGCAATTAGACGGGGGTATAATCTATTGACTTGGCAATTCAGTCAATATAGATTATGATTGTGTTTACTCTGTGCATAAAGGATTCATTCGCGGCTGCTCACAGACTTGAGGCATACCACGGGAAGTGTGAGGAACTCCATGGGCATAATTTTCAGGTTGAAGCCTTTTTTTCCGGCACGGAATTGAACCCTGAAGGAATGGTCATAGATTTCAAGATACTCAAGGATTATTTGAAACAGATACTGAATACCCTTGACCACAAATATTTGAACGATATACCTTTTTTCAGCGAGAGGACAAGTTCCTCCGAATATATCGCCATGTTTCTTTTCCATTGCCTCTCCGAACTGACACAAGGGACCGCCGTTTCCGTAAAGGAAGTAAAGGTATGGGAATCGGATAAGGCGGGTGTTTCATATCATGAACAATAAAAAAGTAAAAGTGAACCTCATGGCCCAAGCGTCATTTGGCGCGCACGGTACGCGGGATAAGGAGACTCCGATAGTTCTGCCGTCGGAGAGGGGGGCGACGCGAACTCCCTTAATTGATACGCAAAACATGCCAGACCATAGAAAGATAGAGATCGACAAGGTGGGTGTAAAAGGAGTCAAATATCCAATTGTCGTTCTCGACAAAAAAAACGGCTTTCAACATACCGTGGCTACCATTGATATGTATGTGAACCTGCCCCACGACTATAAAGGTACCCACATGAGCAGGTTCGTTGAAATTCTCCACGAAAACCAGAGTATGATCAACATGAAGAATCTGCCGAACATCCTGAGACAAATGAAGGAAAGGCTGAATGCGGAATCAGCGCACCTTGAAGTAAGATTCCCCTACTTCCTAAAAAAGGAAGCACCAGTAAGCAAGATCCCAAGTTACCTCGAATACAAATGCGGTTTTCTAGGGTCCATGGACGAGTCCGGCAGGATGAAGGAATTTACAGTCACCGTGCTCGTTCCCGTCAGTACTCTCTGTCCCTGTTCGAAAGAGATCAGTGAACACGGGGCTCATAACCAGCGTGGCATTGCAAGAGTCGATGTGCGGTTCAGGAAATTTTTCTGGATTGAAGACCTTATCTCCATGATAGAGGCGTGCGCGAGCATCGGCATCTATTCTATACTAAAAAGGGAAGATGAAAAGTACGTCACCGAGAAGGCCTTCGAGAATCCAAAATTCGTGGAGGATCTGGTAAGAGATATTGCGGAAGCACTGGCAAAGGATTCCAATATTACGTGGTTTGCAATAGAAGCGGAAAATTTCGAAAGTATCCACAACCATAGCGCATATGCGTATCTTGAGAGGAAAAAAGAAGGAGGAAGTCCATGAGAAGAATCATCGTAGCCTGTTTTGCCTTGTTGATCGTCATTTCAGTAATTTCAGGGTGCGCAACCATCGACAGGTGGTCAGGGAGGGACGACACCTCAAAATCCAAGAGTGACCTGCCGAACCAGGTATTTTACGGATTCCCCGACATACCTATTCCCACAGAGTTGACATACGAAACGGACAAGAGCTTCATTTACGAGACTCAAACGATGAGGGTGGGCATATTGGTGCTCTCGGGCAATGTGGAGCCTCAGTCAGTAGAAGACTACTTCAAGGTCAATATGGCAAAGAATGGCTGGAGGTTCGTGAACAGTTTTAAGTTCAGAGGGGATATATCCGCTAACTTCACAAAAGATGAAAAGACGGTCGCCCTGAAAGTCTCCAGGACACCCTTCACGACCGAAGTAGAAATTTGGGTTGGGCCAGCGGCTTCTTTCGACAGAGGAAATCTACAGAGACATGACGGACCCGCAAAAGTGCAATGACAGGCAAGTGAAAATTCCGCGATCGAGAGCGTCTTTGATCATGTAAGCCTCAAAGACGCTCTCGAAAAAGTGGAGGTCGAATATCGCATGAAGGAATACTCAAGAATACGGCATAGCCGGCCTATTCGTAAAAGAAAATAAGGATGAAGAGCAGGTCGAAAAGATTGTAGCTCGGATAAAATCACTTCCCTATGTGGCTTTTTCGCAAGACTGATCCGTCAGAACTCCTGTCGAATTCAAAATACGTCTCCATAGTGGGAGCAGGAGGCAAAACTACCCTTATGGAGTACAGCGCCCGAGGGGCTGTACTGGATGGCAGAAGTGTCGCCGTGACAACTACCACCAAGATATACGCGACCGAACCTTATGTGCTTTTTGAGGATCTATTTTCACCCAACTCCTTTGACAACAAAACTCGGGAGGGATTCCTTAGGATCGGAAAAACCCTCGAAGAAGGAAAGCTGACCGGCCTATCTTTCTCTGACTTGCAGATCGTGGGCAGTCTCTTTGATCTTGTGCTCATTGAGGCCGATGGAGCAAAACAGTATCCTCTCAAACGCCATGCCGCGCATGAGCCCGTGATTGTTCCCTTTTCCGACCGAGTCTTCGTGGTAGCAGGTCTTGACGCCTTGCACCGGACCGTGCGCGAATCTGTCTTCCGATGGAAGTCAACCCGCCGCTCCGCAGACATCTCCCGGGACACCGCCATTTCCGTCGACATTTTTTCGGGCTTTTTCTCTCGCTCCATTCTCATGAAAAATGTGGAACCGGCAAAATGTACCGTCATCCTCAATAAGTATGATGTGCTGAGAGAAAAGCGCAAGGCTGTGGAGATGGCAAAGAAAATACTCAAAGAAACAGGGGTGAAGGATGTGGTCATCGCGAGTCCACTCCATCGGTTGTTTTACCGGCTGACGGCAGCTTGAGATTCTTCCGCTCCCGGACAAAAACCGGTCAAATCAAGCAGAACGGTCGTGCTCTCGTGCATTGAAATATGAGATTTAAAAACAACGAAATGAATCCACGCAATCCTCTTCGCCTGACCTTAAAATATGCCCACAATGAAAGCGGAGAGGGCGTCAAAGGAACTTTCTTGGTTGGGCTTTCACAACCTAACTCTGATATTCAACGGTGTAATGCCAGCCTTTGACGACCATATTTCCAAAAATATGTGCCAAAGCAGAAAAAGGTATTCGCCGAGCTACCGGCAGGATTAAAAAAAGTGTTACCACTTCCCTTATGCCGCTTCGTGTATGCAACATCACAAGCTTGGAGAACATGCGTAATCTGTTTGTGAAAAGCAACTTTGTCGGAAACATTGAAACACTCAATGCGCCAGATTTGCCGAAGCTTGATATTGTCATTGATGATTTTTACGCTACAGGTAAAAAGACCATTT is part of the Syntrophobacterales bacterium genome and encodes:
- the folE2 gene encoding GTP cyclohydrolase FolE2, which translates into the protein MNNKKVKVNLMAQASFGAHGTRDKETPIVLPSERGATRTPLIDTQNMPDHRKIEIDKVGVKGVKYPIVVLDKKNGFQHTVATIDMYVNLPHDYKGTHMSRFVEILHENQSMINMKNLPNILRQMKERLNAESAHLEVRFPYFLKKEAPVSKIPSYLEYKCGFLGSMDESGRMKEFTVTVLVPVSTLCPCSKEISEHGAHNQRGIARVDVRFRKFFWIEDLISMIEACASIGIYSILKREDEKYVTEKAFENPKFVEDLVRDIAEALAKDSNITWFAIEAENFESIHNHSAYAYLERKKEGGSP
- the yqeC gene encoding putative selenium-dependent hydroxylase accessory protein YqeC, with the protein product MWLFRKTDPSELLSNSKYVSIVGAGGKTTLMEYSARGAVLDGRSVAVTTTTKIYATEPYVLFEDLFSPNSFDNKTREGFLRIGKTLEEGKLTGLSFSDLQIVGSLFDLVLIEADGAKQYPLKRHAAHEPVIVPFSDRVFVVAGLDALHRTVRESVFRWKSTRRSADISRDTAISVDIFSGFFSRSILMKNVEPAKCTVILNKYDVLREKRKAVEMAKKILKETGVKDVVIASPLHRLFYRLTAA
- the queD gene encoding 6-carboxytetrahydropterin synthase QueD, whose protein sequence is MIVFTLCIKDSFAAAHRLEAYHGKCEELHGHNFQVEAFFSGTELNPEGMVIDFKILKDYLKQILNTLDHKYLNDIPFFSERTSSSEYIAMFLFHCLSELTQGTAVSVKEVKVWESDKAGVSYHEQ